A genome region from Tursiops truncatus isolate mTurTru1 chromosome 15, mTurTru1.mat.Y, whole genome shotgun sequence includes the following:
- the INTS15 gene encoding integrator complex subunit 15, which translates to MSDIRHSLLRRDALSAAKEVLYHLDIYFSSQLQSAPLPIVDKGPVELLEEFVFQVPKERGAQPKRLNSLQELQLLEIMCSYFQEQTKDSVRQIIFSSLFSPQGNKADDSRMSLLGKLVSMAVAVCRIPVLECAASWLQRTPVVYCVRLARALVDDYCCLVPGSVQTLKQIFSASPRFCCQFITSVTALYDLSSDDLIPPLDLLEMIVNWIFEDPRLILITFLNTPIAANLPIGFLELTPLTGLIRWCVKAPLAYKRKKKPPLANGPVTAKVTKDSGGTDRDSHLLYSKLHLSVLQVLMMLQVHLTEKNLYGRLGLILFDHMVPLVEEINRLADELNPLNASQEIELSLDRLAQALQVAMASGALLCTRDDLRTLCSRLPHNNLLQLVISGPVPQSPHAALPPGFYPHIHTPPLGYGAVPAHPAAHPALPTHPGHTFISGMTFPFRPIR; encoded by the exons ATGAGCGACATCCGCCACTCGCTCCTGCGCCGCGACGCGCTCAGCGCCGCCAAGGAGGTGCTGTACCACCTGGACATCTACTTCAGCAGCCAGCTGCAGAGCGCGCCGCTGCCCATCGTGGACAAGGGCCCTGTGGAGCTGCTCGAGGAGTTCGTGTTCCAGGTGCCCAAGGAGCGCGGCGCGCAGCCCAAG AGATTGAATTCACTTCAGGAGCTCCAACTTCTTGAAATCATGTGCAGTTATTTCCAGGAGCAAACCAAGGACTCTGTCCGGCAGATTATTTTCTCATCCCTTTTCAGCCCCCAAGGGAACAAAGCCGATGACAGCCGAATGAGCTTGTTGGGAAAGCTGGTCTCCATGGCAGTGGCTGTGTGTCGAATCCCAGTGTTGGAGTGTGCAGCCTCCTGGCTCCAG CGGACGCCTGTGGTCTACTGTGTGCGGTTAGCCAGGGCCCTCGTGGATGACTACTGCTGTCTGGTGCCGGGATCCGTTCAGACGCTGAAGCAGATATTCAGTGCCAGCCCTCGCTTCTGCTGCCAGTTCATAACCTCAGTCACTGCGCTGTATGACCTGTCGTCAG ACGATCTCATCCCACCGTTGGACTTGCTTGAGATGATTGTCAACTGGATTTTTGAGGACCCGAGGTTGATTCTCATCACTTTTTTAAATACTCCGATCGCAGCCAATCTCCCAATAGGATTTTTAGAGCTCACCCCGCTCACTGGATTGATCCGCTGGTGTGTGAAGGCCCCTCTGGCttataaaaggaagaagaagccCCCCTTAGCCAATGGCCCCGTCACTGCCAAAGTCACCAAGGACTCGGGGGGGACGGACAGAGATTCCCACCTCTTGTACTCAAAGCTCCACCTCAGCGTCCTGCAGGTCCTCATGATGCTCCAGGTGCACTTGACTGAGAAGAACCTGTACGGCCGCCTGGGGCTCATCCTGTTTGACCACATGGTCCCGCTGGTGGAGGAGATCAACAGATTGGCGGATGAACTGAACCCCCTCAACGCCTCCCAGGAGATCGAGCTCTCCCTGGACCGGCTGGCACAGGCTCTGCAGGTGGCCATGGCCTCTGGAGCCCTGCTGTGCACGAGAG ATGACCTGAGAACCTTGTGCTCCCGGCTGCCCCATAATAA CCTTCTCCAGCTGGTGATCTCGGGCCCCGTGCCGCAGTCGCCGCACGCGGCGCTCCCTCCCGGGTTCTACCCTCACATCCACACACCCCCGCTGGGCTACGGGGCTGTGCCGGCCCACCCTGccgcccaccctgccctgcccacgcACCCCGGGCACACCTTCATCTCAGGCATGACCTTCCCGTTCAGGCCCATCCGCTAG
- the ZDHHC4 gene encoding palmitoyltransferase ZDHHC4 isoform X2 has protein sequence MFGGGMPELPAENYPNKRNIPRMDFLVLFLFYLAFMLIGVVTICICSKTHCFKGLVRRGAQIISYIIPECLRRAMLRLLHYLFHTRNHTFVILHLILQGMVYTEYTWEIFGLCQELEFSLNYLFLPYLLLIVNLFFFALSCETNPGTITKANELLFLQVYEFDEGMFPKNVRCSTCDLRKPARSKHCSVCNRCVHRFDHHCVWVNNCIGAWNIRYFLFYLLTLTASAATMAVVSTVFLVQLVMVSDLYLETYINDFGHLQVVDTVFVVQYLFLTFPRIVFLLGFVVVLSFLLGSYLCFCLYLAATNQTTNEWYRGARAWCQHCPHVAWPPSAEPQVYRNIHSRGLWSNLREIFLPAVAHYERKKK, from the exons ATGTTCGGAGGAGGAATGCCAGAGCTGCCGGCTGAAAACTatccaaacaaaagaaatat CCCCAGGATGGACTTTCTGGTTCTCTTCTTGTTCTACTTGGCTTTTATGCTGATTGGTGTTGTTACGATCTGCATCTGCTCGAAAACCCATTGCTTTAAAGGCCTGGTCAGAAGAGGAGCACAG ataATTTCGTATATAATTCCAGAATGCCTTCGGAGAGCCATGCTAAGATTGCTTCATTACCTCTTCCATACACG AAACCACACCTTTGTTATCCTGCATCTCATCTTGCAAGGAATGGTTTATACTGAATACACCTGGGAAATATTTGGCCTCTGTCAAGAGCTGGAGTTCTCCTTGAATTACCTTTTTCTGCCTTATCTGCTGCTGATTGTAAACCTGTTTTTTTTTGCCCTAAGTTGTGAAACAAACCCTG GTACCATAACAAAAGCAAATGAATTACTCTTTCTTCAAGTTTATGAATTTGATGAAGGGATGTTCCCAAAGAACGTGAGGTGTTCTACTTGTGATTTAAGGAAACCAGCGCGATCCAAGCACTGCA GTGTGTGCAACCGGTGTGTGCACCGCTTTGACCATCACTGTGTGTGGGTGAACAACTGCATCGGGGCCTGGAACATCAGGTACTTCCTCTTCTACCTCTTGACATTGACGGCCTCGGCTGCCACCATGGCTGTGGTGAGCACTGTGTTTCTAGTCCAGCTGGTGATGGTGTCGGACTTGTACCTGGAGACTTACATCAATGACTTTGGACACTTGCAGGTGGTTGACACTGTCTTTGTTGTTCAG TACCTGTTCCTGACCTTCCCGAGGATTGTCTTCCTGTTGGGCTTTGTTGTGGTGCTGAGCTTCCTCCTGGGGAGCTACCTGTGCTTCTGTCTGTACCTGGCCGCTACCAACCAGACCACTAACGAGTGGTACAGAGGTGCCCGAGCCTGGTGCCAGCATTGCCCCCACGTGGCCTGGCCCCCGTCAGCAGAGCCCCAGGTTTACCGGAACATTCACTCCCGTGGGCTTTGGAGCAACCTTCGCGAGATCTTTCTACCTGCTGTTGCACattatgagagaaagaagaaataa
- the ZDHHC4 gene encoding palmitoyltransferase ZDHHC4 isoform X4, with amino-acid sequence MFGGGMPELPAENYPNKRNIPRMDFLVLFLFYLAFMLIGVVTICICSKTHCFKGLVRRGAQIISYIIPECLRRAMLRLLHYLFHTRNHTFVILHLILQGMVYTEYTWEIFGLCQELEFSLNYLFLPYLLLIVNLFFFALSCETNPGTITKANELLFLQVYEFDEGMFPKNVRCSTCDLRKPARSKHCSVCNRCVHRFDHHCVWVNNCIGAWNIRYFLFYLLTLTASAATMAVVSTVFLVQLVMVSDLYLETYINDFGHLQVVDTVFVVQASHCCGLSHCGAQAPDTQAERPWLTGPAAPRHLGSSRTGTRTRVPCISSTCS; translated from the exons ATGTTCGGAGGAGGAATGCCAGAGCTGCCGGCTGAAAACTatccaaacaaaagaaatat CCCCAGGATGGACTTTCTGGTTCTCTTCTTGTTCTACTTGGCTTTTATGCTGATTGGTGTTGTTACGATCTGCATCTGCTCGAAAACCCATTGCTTTAAAGGCCTGGTCAGAAGAGGAGCACAG ataATTTCGTATATAATTCCAGAATGCCTTCGGAGAGCCATGCTAAGATTGCTTCATTACCTCTTCCATACACG AAACCACACCTTTGTTATCCTGCATCTCATCTTGCAAGGAATGGTTTATACTGAATACACCTGGGAAATATTTGGCCTCTGTCAAGAGCTGGAGTTCTCCTTGAATTACCTTTTTCTGCCTTATCTGCTGCTGATTGTAAACCTGTTTTTTTTTGCCCTAAGTTGTGAAACAAACCCTG GTACCATAACAAAAGCAAATGAATTACTCTTTCTTCAAGTTTATGAATTTGATGAAGGGATGTTCCCAAAGAACGTGAGGTGTTCTACTTGTGATTTAAGGAAACCAGCGCGATCCAAGCACTGCA GTGTGTGCAACCGGTGTGTGCACCGCTTTGACCATCACTGTGTGTGGGTGAACAACTGCATCGGGGCCTGGAACATCAGGTACTTCCTCTTCTACCTCTTGACATTGACGGCCTCGGCTGCCACCATGGCTGTGGTGAGCACTGTGTTTCTAGTCCAGCTGGTGATGGTGTCGGACTTGTACCTGGAGACTTACATCAATGACTTTGGACACTTGCAGGTGGTTGACACTGTCTTTGTTGTTCAG gcctctcactgttgtggcctctcccattgcggagcacaggctccggacacgcaggctgagcggccatggctcacaggcccagccgctccacggcatctgggatcctcccggaccgggacacgaacccgtgtcccctgcatcagcag TACCTGTTCCTGA
- the ZDHHC4 gene encoding palmitoyltransferase ZDHHC4 isoform X3 has translation MDFLVLFLFYLAFMLIGVVTICICSKTHCFKGLVRRGAQIISYIIPECLRRAMLRLLHYLFHTRNHTFVILHLILQGMVYTEYTWEIFGLCQELEFSLNYLFLPYLLLIVNLFFFALSCETNPGTITKANELLFLQVYEFDEGMFPKNVRCSTCDLRKPARSKHCSVCNRCVHRFDHHCVWVNNCIGAWNIRYFLFYLLTLTASAATMAVVSTVFLVQLVMVSDLYLETYINDFGHLQVVDTVFVVQASHCCGLSHCGAQAPDTQAERPWLTGPAAPRHLGSSRTGTRTRVPCISRLRTCRLSGHGSRARPLRGMWDLPGPEHEPVSPASAGGLSTTAPPGKPLTLILK, from the exons ATGGACTTTCTGGTTCTCTTCTTGTTCTACTTGGCTTTTATGCTGATTGGTGTTGTTACGATCTGCATCTGCTCGAAAACCCATTGCTTTAAAGGCCTGGTCAGAAGAGGAGCACAG ataATTTCGTATATAATTCCAGAATGCCTTCGGAGAGCCATGCTAAGATTGCTTCATTACCTCTTCCATACACG AAACCACACCTTTGTTATCCTGCATCTCATCTTGCAAGGAATGGTTTATACTGAATACACCTGGGAAATATTTGGCCTCTGTCAAGAGCTGGAGTTCTCCTTGAATTACCTTTTTCTGCCTTATCTGCTGCTGATTGTAAACCTGTTTTTTTTTGCCCTAAGTTGTGAAACAAACCCTG GTACCATAACAAAAGCAAATGAATTACTCTTTCTTCAAGTTTATGAATTTGATGAAGGGATGTTCCCAAAGAACGTGAGGTGTTCTACTTGTGATTTAAGGAAACCAGCGCGATCCAAGCACTGCA GTGTGTGCAACCGGTGTGTGCACCGCTTTGACCATCACTGTGTGTGGGTGAACAACTGCATCGGGGCCTGGAACATCAGGTACTTCCTCTTCTACCTCTTGACATTGACGGCCTCGGCTGCCACCATGGCTGTGGTGAGCACTGTGTTTCTAGTCCAGCTGGTGATGGTGTCGGACTTGTACCTGGAGACTTACATCAATGACTTTGGACACTTGCAGGTGGTTGACACTGTCTTTGTTGTTCAG gcctctcactgttgtggcctctcccattgcggagcacaggctccggacacgcaggctgagcggccatggctcacaggcccagccgctccacggcatctgggatcctcccggaccgggacacgaacccgtgtcccctgcatcagcag gctccggacgtgcaggctcagcggccatggttcacgggcccggccgctccgcggcatgtgggatcttcccggaccggagcacgaacccgtgtcccctgcatcggcaggcggactctcaaccactgcgccaccagggaagcccttaactcttattttaaaataa
- the ZDHHC4 gene encoding palmitoyltransferase ZDHHC4 isoform X1: MFGGGMPELPAENYPNKRNIPRMDFLVLFLFYLAFMLIGVVTICICSKTHCFKGLVRRGAQIISYIIPECLRRAMLRLLHYLFHTRNHTFVILHLILQGMVYTEYTWEIFGLCQELEFSLNYLFLPYLLLIVNLFFFALSCETNPGTITKANELLFLQVYEFDEGMFPKNVRCSTCDLRKPARSKHCSVCNRCVHRFDHHCVWVNNCIGAWNIRYFLFYLLTLTASAATMAVVSTVFLVQLVMVSDLYLETYINDFGHLQVVDTVFVVQASHCCGLSHCGAQAPDTQAERPWLTGPAAPRHLGSSRTGTRTRVPCISRLRTCRLSGHGSRARPLRGMWDLPGPEHEPVSPASAGGLSTTAPPGKPLTLILK; this comes from the exons ATGTTCGGAGGAGGAATGCCAGAGCTGCCGGCTGAAAACTatccaaacaaaagaaatat CCCCAGGATGGACTTTCTGGTTCTCTTCTTGTTCTACTTGGCTTTTATGCTGATTGGTGTTGTTACGATCTGCATCTGCTCGAAAACCCATTGCTTTAAAGGCCTGGTCAGAAGAGGAGCACAG ataATTTCGTATATAATTCCAGAATGCCTTCGGAGAGCCATGCTAAGATTGCTTCATTACCTCTTCCATACACG AAACCACACCTTTGTTATCCTGCATCTCATCTTGCAAGGAATGGTTTATACTGAATACACCTGGGAAATATTTGGCCTCTGTCAAGAGCTGGAGTTCTCCTTGAATTACCTTTTTCTGCCTTATCTGCTGCTGATTGTAAACCTGTTTTTTTTTGCCCTAAGTTGTGAAACAAACCCTG GTACCATAACAAAAGCAAATGAATTACTCTTTCTTCAAGTTTATGAATTTGATGAAGGGATGTTCCCAAAGAACGTGAGGTGTTCTACTTGTGATTTAAGGAAACCAGCGCGATCCAAGCACTGCA GTGTGTGCAACCGGTGTGTGCACCGCTTTGACCATCACTGTGTGTGGGTGAACAACTGCATCGGGGCCTGGAACATCAGGTACTTCCTCTTCTACCTCTTGACATTGACGGCCTCGGCTGCCACCATGGCTGTGGTGAGCACTGTGTTTCTAGTCCAGCTGGTGATGGTGTCGGACTTGTACCTGGAGACTTACATCAATGACTTTGGACACTTGCAGGTGGTTGACACTGTCTTTGTTGTTCAG gcctctcactgttgtggcctctcccattgcggagcacaggctccggacacgcaggctgagcggccatggctcacaggcccagccgctccacggcatctgggatcctcccggaccgggacacgaacccgtgtcccctgcatcagcag gctccggacgtgcaggctcagcggccatggttcacgggcccggccgctccgcggcatgtgggatcttcccggaccggagcacgaacccgtgtcccctgcatcggcaggcggactctcaaccactgcgccaccagggaagcccttaactcttattttaaaataa